One genomic segment of Flavobacteriaceae bacterium includes these proteins:
- a CDS encoding dUTP diphosphatase, with protein sequence MNVQIINTSKHPIPTYETRQSAGMDLRANIDEPITLKPLERTIVKTGLFIALPIGFEAQVRPRSGLAAKRGITVLNSPGTIDADYRGEIGVILVNLSKEDFSIRDGERIAQLVIAKHEHVIWNEVAVLNDTERDMGGFGSTGI encoded by the coding sequence ATGAATGTACAAATAATCAATACGTCAAAACATCCGATTCCTACATATGAAACGAGGCAGTCTGCAGGAATGGATTTACGTGCCAATATTGACGAACCCATTACACTAAAACCCTTAGAAAGAACCATTGTTAAAACAGGTTTGTTTATCGCACTACCTATTGGTTTTGAAGCCCAGGTTCGTCCACGAAGCGGACTTGCTGCAAAAAGAGGAATTACGGTACTGAACAGCCCCGGAACTATAGATGCGGACTACAGAGGTGAAATAGGCGTTATTTTAGTGAACCTTTCCAAAGAAGATTTTAGTATTCGGGACGGAGAGCGTATTGCGCAATTAGTCATTGCAAAACACGAACATGTTATCTGGAATGAAGTTGCCGTTCTCAATGACACGGAACGCGATATGGGCGGTTTTGGAAGTACCGGAATTTGA
- a CDS encoding glutamine--tRNA ligase/YqeY domain fusion protein — protein sequence MPEGKKPLNFIEQIIEEDLAKGLPRKKLRFRFPPEPNGYLHIGHTKAIGISFGLGEKYNAPVNLRFDDTNPAKEEQEYVDAIKKDISWLGYQWANELYSSDYFQQLYDWTVLMIKKEKAYVDSQSSEVMAHQKGTPTQPGINSPFRNRSVAENLALFQKMKAGEFREGTHVLRAKADMASPNMLMRDPIMYRILFKSHHRTGDDWCIYPMYDWTHGESDYIEQISHSLCSLEFKPHRELYNWFRDLVYDFSKNKYPLAPKQREFSRLNLSYTIMSKRKLMRLVHENVVSGWDDPRMPTISGLRRRGYTSASIRSFIETVGVSKRENLIDVALLEFKIREDLNKIANRVMAVLNPVKVVITNYSEGKEEVLIAENNPEDNNSGYREIPFSREIYIEKEDFREEANKKFFRLKLGKEVRLKNAYIIKAESCTKDAEGNITEIQCTYDPLSKSGSGTEESARKVKGTLHWVSIKHAIKAEVRVYDRLFSDKAPDSYKDKDFMEFLNPNSLKIIQAFAESGIQSATVGEKFQFQRLGYFTVDNDTTSDTLVFNKTVGLRDSWSKKQ from the coding sequence ATGCCTGAGGGGAAAAAACCACTCAATTTTATTGAGCAAATCATAGAAGAAGATCTAGCAAAAGGTTTACCGAGAAAGAAACTGCGTTTTAGATTTCCCCCGGAACCAAACGGGTATTTGCATATCGGGCATACCAAAGCTATTGGAATCAGTTTTGGGTTAGGTGAAAAATACAATGCTCCCGTAAACCTTCGTTTTGATGATACAAATCCTGCAAAAGAGGAGCAAGAATATGTAGATGCTATTAAAAAAGACATTTCTTGGTTAGGGTACCAATGGGCCAATGAGTTGTACTCTTCGGATTATTTTCAGCAATTGTATGACTGGACTGTCCTGATGATTAAAAAAGAGAAAGCCTATGTAGACAGCCAATCTTCGGAAGTAATGGCTCATCAAAAGGGAACTCCTACTCAGCCGGGAATCAATAGTCCGTTTAGAAATCGATCCGTAGCAGAAAATCTGGCCTTATTTCAAAAGATGAAAGCCGGTGAGTTTCGGGAAGGAACACATGTGTTACGTGCAAAAGCAGATATGGCCAGCCCAAATATGTTGATGCGTGACCCTATCATGTATCGAATTCTTTTTAAAAGTCACCACAGAACCGGTGATGATTGGTGTATCTATCCAATGTACGACTGGACACATGGAGAAAGCGATTATATAGAACAAATTTCTCATTCGCTATGTTCATTAGAGTTTAAACCTCACCGAGAGTTGTATAATTGGTTTCGCGATCTTGTATATGATTTTAGTAAAAATAAATACCCTTTAGCTCCCAAACAACGCGAATTTTCCCGTTTGAATCTGAGTTATACGATTATGAGTAAACGTAAATTAATGCGTTTGGTACATGAAAATGTAGTGTCCGGATGGGATGATCCGAGAATGCCAACCATTTCCGGATTAAGGAGGCGAGGTTATACATCCGCTTCTATCAGAAGTTTTATAGAAACTGTTGGGGTTTCTAAAAGAGAGAACCTGATTGACGTTGCTCTGTTGGAATTTAAAATTCGCGAAGATCTAAATAAAATTGCTAACAGAGTGATGGCTGTTTTAAATCCGGTAAAGGTAGTCATTACCAATTATTCCGAAGGAAAAGAAGAAGTGTTAATTGCAGAAAACAATCCGGAGGATAACAATTCAGGATACAGAGAAATTCCTTTTTCAAGAGAAATTTATATCGAGAAAGAAGATTTTAGGGAAGAAGCCAATAAAAAGTTCTTTCGTTTGAAGTTAGGAAAAGAAGTCCGTCTAAAAAATGCTTATATCATTAAAGCAGAAAGCTGTACCAAAGATGCCGAAGGAAACATTACAGAAATTCAATGTACATATGATCCTTTGAGTAAATCCGGTAGCGGAACTGAAGAAAGTGCTCGTAAAGTAAAAGGCACTTTGCATTGGGTTTCTATAAAACATGCTATAAAAGCAGAAGTAAGAGTCTATGATCGTTTGTTTTCCGATAAAGCACCTGACAGCTATAAAGATAAAGATTTTATGGAGTTTTTAAATCCAAATTCTTTAAAAATCATACAAGCTTTTGCAGAGTCCGGTATACAATCAGCTACTGTTGGGGAAAAATTTCAATTCCAGCGTTTAGGTTATTTTACCGTAGATAATGATACTACTTCTGACACTTTGGTTTTTAATAAAACCGTAGGGTTAAGAGATAGCTGGAGTAAAAAGCAATAA
- a CDS encoding IS3 family transposase (programmed frameshift), with protein MARKYSNEFKVMIEELLQSGQSVSSVSKEYSLNGSMIRKWRKFYEHSVDFREKLVLTEDQKHIKLLERELRNIKLERDIFKKGGKHLLRERQVRYHFILSHKEVFPVGKMCNCMQVSKSAFYNWLKTRHVNKEKSSLTYLKHKILEIFNDSNQVYDSKRIQKSLERENINYSRSYISFLMNKMGIKSVLRKKYIVTTDSNHSYKTEDNILDRKFYSAQLGEKRVSDITYIRIAKQWYYLTIILDLADRQILAWTLSDDITTENTIYKTWLLARKRKPISKNHIFHSDRGVQYASNVMKMIFTKNNKITQSMSRKANCWDNAVAESFFKTLKYEGVYRYKFSSFLQANFVIKRYIEWYNTKRLHSALDYRTPLIRTYSKILFGSK; from the exons ATGGCAAGAAAGTATAGTAATGAATTTAAAGTAATGATTGAAGAGTTATTGCAATCAGGGCAAAGTGTAAGTTCTGTAAGCAAGGAATATAGCTTGAATGGTAGTATGATAAGAAAATGGCGAAAGTTCTATGAACATTCAGTAGATTTCAGAGAAAAATTAGTATTAACTGAAGATCAAAAACATATTAAATTACTGGAGAGGGAACTTCGTAATATAAAGTTAGAACGCGATATTT TTAAAAAAGGCGGTAAGCATCTTCTCCGCGAGCGACAGGTAAGATATCATTTTATTTTATCTCATAAAGAGGTTTTTCCTGTTGGGAAGATGTGTAATTGTATGCAAGTAAGTAAAAGTGCTTTTTACAATTGGTTAAAGACAAGACATGTAAACAAAGAAAAAAGTAGTTTGACCTATTTAAAACATAAGATTTTAGAGATTTTTAATGACAGTAATCAGGTTTATGATAGTAAACGTATTCAAAAATCATTAGAGAGAGAAAATATCAACTATAGTCGTTCTTACATATCATTTTTAATGAACAAAATGGGTATTAAAAGTGTATTGCGTAAAAAATATATAGTTACCACAGATTCTAATCATTCTTATAAAACTGAAGATAATATTTTAGATAGAAAATTCTATAGTGCTCAATTAGGAGAAAAGCGGGTATCTGATATTACTTATATAAGAATAGCTAAACAATGGTATTATTTAACTATCATACTTGATTTAGCAGATAGGCAAATTCTTGCTTGGACTTTGAGTGATGATATCACTACAGAAAATACTATTTATAAAACTTGGTTATTGGCAAGAAAAAGAAAACCGATCTCTAAAAATCATATTTTTCACTCGGACAGAGGCGTGCAGTATGCTTCTAATGTAATGAAAATGATATTTACTAAAAATAACAAAATCACTCAATCTATGAGTAGAAAAGCTAACTGTTGGGATAATGCTGTAGCAGAATCTTTTTTTAAAACATTAAAATATGAAGGTGTTTATAGATATAAATTCAGTTCATTTTTACAAGCGAATTTTGTAATTAAACGATATATAGAATGGTACAATACAAAAAGATTACATTCCGCTTTAGATTATAGAACACCTTTAATAAGGACATATTCTAAAATTCTATTTGGTTCTAAGTAA